CGGCGCGTTCCAGCATGACGTGATGATGATCCTATACGAGCCAGCGATGGCCGCACGGTCGGAGCCGAATGGAACGAGTGACGCGGGTGCAACGTCTTGACCAGCATCAGACACCACCCGATAACGTTACAGAACCCATTATCGTATTCCGTCTGGTTGCTGTTCGGAATCCGGGCAGACCTTGCGAAGCAACTGTCCGCGTGGTTTGAAAACCGGACTAACGTCCAGACTGGTTCATTGTCGTTCCGACGTACGATCCGCCGCGACGAAAGTTTATATCAGTTGACAATATTCGAGAGCCGCCTATTCTACGGAGGCAACCGAATGGACGATGAGAAGGAAACAAAGGTGCGGTTTGAAACGTTGAGCGCCGAGAAGATCCCGTTTGGGAAGAACAACTTCTTGGAAGTGGCACGGAAGAAGGCGATAACTGACGAGGGGGACAGCGAGTTCATCTCAGTGTCCAGGGGTTACTTCCTCCCTGATGGAAGCGAGAAGTACAAGAAATCCATAACGATCCCTGACGATCCGGCGATCAAGGCATTCGTGACCGAGAAGATCAACAAGCTCTGAAGTCTCTTCGATCTCGCGATCGATGGAAGTTCAGGCCAGAAACTCCAAGACGGAGTAGACGCTCCGTTTATTCTCTTTTCAACTTCTCTTACGCTTCCGTGTTATGACTGCTTCTCTATGATCATCTCGAGGTAAGTCTTTGGCTCTAGCTTCTCCAGGCCCAGCTCGGCCCTAGCGAGCTCGAGAAGCTGCTTGGACCTTTCAGGGGACTCCGTCAAGACCTCGAGCTCCACAAACTCGCCTAGTCCTTCCACGTCGTCGATATCCACCCTGAGCTTGTCCAACAGATAACTGGTCCTGGTCTTTCTCAAAACATATGACTCCTTGAATCCCAGTCTCTCGACAATCCTCTGCATGGTCAGAGGATTGTCCGTCTTGAGAGTGATCTCCTCCCTGGCCTTCGCTCCGTCCGCGTGCATCCTAGGCCCTTTATAGGTCAGCTCGGCCCCGTCCTCCCGCTTCCTTAGCCGCAGGGCCTCGTCCGTCTTCCCGAAATCTCTTGACGGGTGTGCGAAGTAGAAGTCCTCTATCGGTCCGTTGGAGATCTGCTTGGCCCCCAGCTTGACTAGTGCTTTCTCTATCTTCTCGTTGCCAGGGGACCGAAATTTCAACTCGACCTCTATCACGGCCCGTCAGAAGCGTAAGGAACTACATTAACCTGTTTGAGCCAGCCAGTGCGTCCGGCGAACTCGTAC
This is a stretch of genomic DNA from Candidatus Thermoplasmatota archaeon. It encodes these proteins:
- the cyaB gene encoding class IV adenylate cyclase, coding for MIEVELKFRSPGNEKIEKALVKLGAKQISNGPIEDFYFAHPSRDFGKTDEALRLRKREDGAELTYKGPRMHADGAKAREEITLKTDNPLTMQRIVERLGFKESYVLRKTRTSYLLDKLRVDIDDVEGLGEFVELEVLTESPERSKQLLELARAELGLEKLEPKTYLEMIIEKQS